The following coding sequences are from one Macaca nemestrina isolate mMacNem1 chromosome 1, mMacNem.hap1, whole genome shotgun sequence window:
- the LOC139364200 gene encoding NBPF family member NBPF3-like isoform X15: protein MVVYAGPWSSKKADVNTLEINEKLRPQRTEKKHQFLNTKEKYLVTQVAYFLTKGQNSYNYEECKDLLKSMLRDELQLKEEKVAEQLGQAEELRQYKVLVQSQERELSQLREKLRKARDASRALNQHLQALLTPDEPANSQGKDLQEELAEGCRLAQHLVQKLTPENDEDNDEDVKVEEAEKVQESCAPREVRKAEEKEIPEDSVEECAITCSNSYGPSESNQPHKNCKVTFEEDQMDLTLLIDHESSPDVWQDALNLVPGPGSTSSTTNVSMVVSAGPWSSEKSEMNTLEISEKLHPQRAENKRQFINTKEKYLVTQVAYFLAKGQNSYNYEECKDLLKSMLRDELQLKEEKLAEQLGQAEELRQYKVLVQSQERELSQLREKFREGRDASRALNQHLQALLTPDEPPNSQGRDLREQLAEGCRLAQHLVRKLTPENGEDEDEDVNVEETEKVQESRAPREVQKAEEKEEPEDSLEEYSIAFSNSHGPCESNQPHSNTKITFEEDQVNSRLIDSSSHDEWEDAVSIIPENESDREEEEEKGPVSPRNLQESEEGEALQESWDEGYSTPSIPPDMSASYQSYSSTFHSLEEQQVDLALDVGRHWCDEVKKEDQEATGPRLNRELLDEKEPEVLQDSLDRFYSTPCGYLELPDLCQPYRNAFCSLEEEHFGLALDMDRITKEEEEEDQGPPCPRLSRELLEVVEPEVLQDSLDRYYSTPYSYLELPDSCHPQGSSLYSLEEQHVGFSLGVDEIENDQEREEDQNPPCPRLNGVLMEAEEPEVLQDSLNGCYWTPSSYFQLPDSFQHYTSGFYSLEEQHVSLALDVDNGFFTLTMIRFHLGFHMGVIFPH from the exons ATGGTGGTATATGCGGGCCCTTGGTCCAGTAAGAAGGCAGACGTGAACACTCTAGAAATCAACGAGAAATTGCGCCCCCAGCGGACAGAGAAGAAACATCAGTTCCTAAACACCAAGGAGAAATATCTTGTAACTCAAGTGGCCTACTTTCTGACCAAGGGGCAGAACAGTTACA ACTATGAAGAGTGCAAAGACCTCCTAAAATCTATGCTGCGGGATGAGCTTCAGTTgaaggaggagaaggttgcagagCAGCTCGGGCAAGCTGAAGAGCTCAG GCAATATAAAGTCCTGGTTCAGTCTCAGGAACGAGAGCTGAGCCAGTTAAGGGAGAAGTTGCGGAAAGCGAGAGATGCCTCCCGCGCATTGAATCAGCATCTCCAGGCCCTCCTCACTCCGGATGAGCCGGCCAACTCCCAGGGGAAGGACCTCCAAGAAGAGCTGGCCGAGGGCTGTAGGCTGGCACAGCATCTCGTCCAAAAGCTCACCCCAG AAAATGATGAAGATAACGATGAAGATGTTAAAGTTGAGGAGGCTGAGAAAGTACAGGAGTCATGTGCCCCCAG GGAGGTGCGGAAGGCAGAAGAAAAGGAGATCCCTGAGGACTCAGTGGAGGAATGTGCCATCACTTGTTCAAATAGCTATGGCCCTTCTGAGTCCAATCAGCCTCACAAGAACTGCAAAGTCACATTTGAGGAAGACCAAATGGACTTGACTCTGCTTATAGACCATGAATCGTCTCCTGATGTATGGCAGGATGCTCTAAACCTTGTCCCAG GCCCTGGCTCCACCTCTTCTACCACAAACGTCAGCATGGTGGTATCTGCGGGCCCTTGGTCCAGTGAGAAGTCAGAGATGAATACTCTAGAAATCAGTGAGAAACTGCACCCCCAGCGGGCAGAGAACAAACGTCAATTCATAAACACCAAGGAGAAATATCTTGTAACTCAAGTGGCCTACTTTTTGGCCAAGGGGCAGAACAGTTACA ACTATGAAGAGTGCAAAGACCTCCTAAAATCTATGCTGCGGGATGAGCTTCAGTTGAAGGAGGAGAAGCTTGCAGAGCAGCTCGGGCAAGCTGaggagctcag GCAATATAAAGTCCTGGTTCAGTCTCAGGAACGAGAGCTGAGCCAGTTAAGGGAGAAGTTTCGGGAAGGGAGAGATGCCTCCCGCGCATTGAATCAGCATCTGCAGGCCCTCCTCACTCCGGATGAGCCGCCCAACTCCCAGGGGCGGGACCTCCGAGAACAGCTGGCCGAGGGCTGTAGGCTGGCACAGCACCTCGTCCGAAAGCTCACCCCAG AAAACGGtgaagatgaggatgaagatgTGAACgttgaggaaacagagaaagTACAGGAATCACGTGCCCCCAG GGAGGTGCAGAAGGCTGAAGAGAAGGAAGAACCTGAGGACTCACTGGAGGAATATTCCATCGCTTTTTCAAATAGCCACGGTCCTTGTGAGTCCAACCAGCCTCACAGCAACACCAAAATCACATTTGAGGAAGACCAAGTCAACTCACGTCTCATTGACTCATCCTCTCATGATGAATGGGAGGATGCTGTATCCATTATCCCAG aaaatgaaagtgatcgtgaagaagaggaagaaaaagggccaGTGTCTCCCAG GAATCTGCAGGAGTCTGAAGAGGGGGAAGCTCTCCAGGAATCCTGGGATGAAGGTTATTCGACTCCCTCAATTCCTCCTGACATGTCTGCCTCATACCAGTCTTACAGCAGCACCTTTCACTCATTAGAGGAACAGCAAGTCGACTTGGCTCTTGACGTGGGCA GACATTGGTGTGATGAAGTGAAAAAGGAGGACCAAGAGGCCACAGGTCCCAG GCTCAACAGGGAACTTCTGGATGAGAAAGAGCCTGAAGTCTTGCAGGACTCACTGGATAGATTTTATTCAACTCCTTGCGGGTATCTTGAACTGCCTGACTTATGCCAGCCCTACAGAAATGCCTTCTGCTCGTTGGAAGAAGAGCACTTTGGCTTGGCTCTTGATATGGACA GAATtacaaaggaagaagaggaagaagaccaAGGCCCACCGTGCCCCAG GCTCAGCAGAGAGCTGCTGGAGGTAGTAGAGCCTGAAGTCTTGCAGGACTCACTGGATAGATATTACTCAACTCCTTACAGTTATCTTGAGCTTCCCGATTCATGCCATCCCCAGGGAAGTTCCCTTTACTCATTGGAGGAACAACACGTTGGCTTTTCTCTTGGCGTGGATG AAATTGAAAATGaccaagaaagggaagaagatcAAAACCCACCATGCCCCAG GCTCAACGGGGTGCTGATGGAAGCAGAAGAGCCTGAAGTCTTGCAGGACTCACTGAATGGATGTTATTGGACTCCTTCAAGTTACTTTCAACTACCTGACTCATTCCAGCACTACACAAGTGGCTTTTACTCACTTGAGGAACAGCACGTCAGCTTGGCCCTTGACGTGGACAATGGGTTTTTTACTTTGACGATGATAAGGTTCCACCTGGGCTTCCATATGGGAGTCATATTCCCACACTAA